A genomic segment from Azospirillum thiophilum encodes:
- a CDS encoding class I SAM-dependent methyltransferase → MDLATKEFYDDFWPRFVPIYDETKKYMLETLTERQISRALDAGCGHGICSVILSEMAETVVSVDVSSDSLATARQQAQRFGRDNIEFHHQDLQELDTNLGPFDLVWCWGVAMMAPDPMKVMRNLMAVTKPGGTVYLGLYLKTWLSPVHEGVRHFCRAYMDTPARRKLVGGFFTGLTKVACALKGQEINRRADNVSIQAQVEDWYYPPYKTFYSIEEIVALFERNGFKAECIQDRLGRMKSATIFVIRATKNA, encoded by the coding sequence ATGGATCTCGCGACCAAGGAATTCTACGACGACTTCTGGCCCCGTTTCGTGCCGATCTACGACGAGACCAAGAAGTACATGCTGGAGACGCTGACCGAGCGGCAGATCAGCCGGGCGCTGGATGCCGGCTGCGGCCACGGCATCTGCTCCGTCATCCTGTCGGAAATGGCGGAGACGGTGGTGTCGGTCGACGTCTCGTCGGACAGCCTCGCCACCGCGCGCCAGCAGGCCCAGCGCTTCGGCCGCGACAACATCGAGTTCCACCACCAGGATCTCCAGGAACTGGACACGAATCTCGGCCCGTTCGATCTGGTCTGGTGCTGGGGCGTGGCGATGATGGCGCCCGACCCGATGAAGGTGATGCGCAACCTGATGGCCGTCACCAAGCCGGGCGGCACCGTCTATCTCGGCCTCTACCTGAAGACCTGGCTGTCGCCGGTGCATGAGGGCGTGCGCCATTTCTGCCGCGCCTACATGGACACGCCGGCCCGGCGCAAGCTGGTCGGCGGCTTCTTCACCGGGCTGACCAAGGTCGCCTGCGCCCTCAAGGGGCAGGAGATCAACCGCCGCGCCGACAACGTGTCGATCCAGGCCCAGGTCGAGGACTGGTACTACCCGCCCTACAAGACCTTCTATTCGATCGAGGAGATCGTGGCGCTGTTCGAGCGCAACGGCTTCAAGGCCGAATGCATCCAGGACCGGCTGGGCCGGATGAAGAGCGCCACGATCTTCGTGATCCGGGCGACGAAGAATGCCTGA
- the gmd gene encoding GDP-mannose 4,6-dehydratase — translation MRKVALITGATGQDGAYLAELLLGKGYVVHGVKRRSSSFNTGRVEHLYRDPHEEDVRFFMHYGDLTDSTNLIRLVQQIQPTEIYNLAAQSHVHVSFETPEYTANADGIGTLRLLEAIRILGMEKTARFYQASTSELYGKVQETPQRETTPFYPRSPYAAAKLYAYWITVNYREAYGMHASNGILFNHEGPTRGETFVTRKITRAVAAIEHGRQDCLYLGNLDAKRDWGHARDYVEGMWRILQQDEADDYVLATGETHSVREFVELAFGHVGRGIEWRGEGVDEEGVCQKTGKVVVRIDPRYFRPTEVDLLLGDPSKARAKLGWTHTTAFRDLVREMVEADMRLAANGDDHR, via the coding sequence TTGCGCAAAGTTGCCCTCATCACCGGCGCCACCGGCCAGGATGGCGCGTATCTTGCCGAGCTTTTGCTGGGGAAGGGCTATGTCGTCCACGGCGTCAAGCGCCGGTCCTCGTCCTTCAACACGGGGCGCGTGGAGCATCTCTACCGCGACCCGCATGAGGAGGACGTGCGCTTCTTCATGCATTACGGCGACCTGACCGACAGCACCAACCTGATCCGCCTGGTTCAGCAGATCCAGCCGACCGAGATCTACAATCTGGCGGCCCAGAGCCACGTCCATGTGAGCTTCGAGACGCCGGAATACACCGCCAACGCCGACGGCATCGGCACTCTGCGCCTGCTGGAAGCGATCCGCATCCTGGGGATGGAGAAGACCGCGCGCTTCTATCAGGCCTCCACCTCCGAGCTGTACGGCAAGGTGCAAGAGACGCCGCAGCGGGAGACCACGCCCTTCTACCCGCGCAGCCCCTATGCCGCCGCCAAGCTGTACGCCTACTGGATCACGGTGAATTACCGCGAGGCCTACGGCATGCACGCCAGCAACGGCATCCTGTTCAACCATGAGGGTCCGACCCGCGGCGAGACCTTCGTCACCCGCAAGATCACCCGCGCCGTGGCGGCGATCGAGCATGGCCGCCAGGACTGCCTGTATCTCGGCAACCTGGACGCCAAGCGCGACTGGGGCCATGCGCGGGACTATGTCGAGGGAATGTGGCGCATCCTGCAGCAGGATGAGGCCGACGATTACGTGCTGGCGACCGGCGAGACCCACAGCGTGCGCGAGTTCGTCGAGCTGGCCTTCGGCCATGTCGGCCGCGGCATCGAATGGCGCGGCGAGGGCGTCGACGAGGAAGGCGTCTGCCAGAAGACCGGCAAGGTGGTGGTCCGCATCGACCCGCGCTATTTCCGCCCGACCGAGGTCGACCTGCTGCTGGGCGATCCCAGCAAGGCACGCGCCAAGCTGGGCTGGACCCACACCACCGCCTTCCGCGATCTGGTGCGGGAAATGGTCGAGGCCGACATGCGTCTGGCGGCCAACGGGGACGACCATCGCTAA
- a CDS encoding glycosyltransferase family 4 protein, whose product MIPNLAFTWQLTEVHGWGLVGVHTALYLADQGRPPLLLEKPLMGTLRPENRARLQSLEGPCQQVAAMADNAKGHMLLLKEFDVLHALGNGFTAGGPSGRFRGRRNIGVIAYEDTRFTPEVMARARQYDRIVVHSTYNKQLLEIWGFDNVGLAFQGIDPTEMVEVEPSGRFGDRFVIFSGGKLEFRKGQDIVLAAFRAFRQRHPDALLVTAWQNAWPEVGMTMAESPLAPKPPRILPNNMVDVKNWAMENGADEEGFLDLGFLGRHQIAGLLADCDAAVFPNRCEGATNLVAMEAMACGVPVVLSNNTGHRDLLKSRTQGDDLCLTLDRQVPVADRDGSRFGWGESSVDELVEALERLYADRAAAKARAARAKAFIRTERTWRAFAEAFVNATQ is encoded by the coding sequence ATGATTCCGAACTTGGCTTTCACCTGGCAGCTCACGGAGGTCCACGGCTGGGGACTGGTGGGTGTGCACACCGCCCTCTACCTCGCCGACCAGGGCCGGCCACCGCTGCTGCTCGAAAAGCCGCTGATGGGCACCCTGCGGCCGGAGAACCGCGCCAGGCTGCAGTCGCTGGAAGGCCCCTGCCAGCAGGTCGCCGCCATGGCCGACAATGCCAAGGGCCACATGCTGCTGCTGAAGGAGTTCGACGTCCTGCACGCGCTGGGCAACGGTTTCACCGCCGGCGGCCCGTCTGGACGCTTCCGCGGCCGGCGCAACATCGGCGTCATCGCCTATGAGGACACCCGCTTCACGCCCGAGGTGATGGCCCGAGCCCGCCAGTACGACCGCATCGTCGTGCATTCCACCTACAACAAACAGCTTCTGGAGATCTGGGGCTTCGACAATGTCGGCCTCGCCTTCCAGGGCATCGATCCGACCGAGATGGTGGAGGTGGAGCCGAGCGGCCGGTTCGGCGACCGCTTCGTGATCTTCTCCGGCGGCAAGCTGGAGTTCCGCAAGGGGCAGGACATCGTGCTGGCCGCCTTCCGTGCCTTCCGTCAGCGCCATCCGGACGCGCTGCTGGTCACCGCCTGGCAGAACGCCTGGCCGGAGGTCGGCATGACCATGGCGGAATCGCCGCTGGCGCCGAAGCCGCCGCGCATCCTGCCCAACAACATGGTCGACGTGAAGAACTGGGCGATGGAGAACGGCGCCGACGAGGAGGGGTTCCTCGACCTCGGCTTCCTCGGCCGCCACCAGATCGCCGGCCTGCTGGCCGACTGCGACGCCGCCGTCTTCCCCAACCGCTGCGAAGGGGCGACCAACCTCGTCGCGATGGAGGCGATGGCCTGCGGCGTCCCGGTGGTGCTGTCCAACAACACCGGCCACCGCGACCTGCTGAAGAGCCGGACCCAGGGCGACGACCTGTGCCTGACGCTGGACCGGCAGGTCCCGGTCGCCGACCGCGACGGCAGCCGCTTCGGCTGGGGCGAGTCCTCGGTCGACGAACTGGTGGAGGCGCTGGAGCGGCTGTATGCCGACCGCGCCGCCGCCAAGGCCCGCGCCGCCCGCGCCAAGGCCTTCATCCGCACCGAGCGGACCTGGCGCGCCTTCGCCGAGGCGTTCGTCAACGCCACACAGTAA
- a CDS encoding tetratricopeptide repeat protein: MGQDTARAIEQYRAGRRDDALALAEQALRGNPADSGALNLAGAILYELGRLDEAEGMLARLVALDPLFMQARINLAVVLQTKGAGMEAAAQFRIVAALIPDQMEAHERLGSLLHGLGDHAGATRHLRHTVRLAPEDPNRRVLLSVSLMSSGAYAEAAEILSGVLARHPGHGDARSHLAGAWLSLGRPDLAEEALSEVGADAAAMAGGATEILGRARLYRRIADEARRPQVPDGMLVRAPFSVLSGYGDFAQHFVRSLMERGQTLRLAGLKGEESWRPSFSDPILQAAARRLGEPLRPRLALSMLTPPLVEPIPGVPTVNYTMFEGPRIPDGWAACNRAHDLVVVPTESSRLAWIAAGHPEDRIRVCPPGIAPNPADASARPMALMGPRGRAVMDYRVRVLNISDFVARKNLDGLLRVWLRATRADDDAILILKVGKGGASLAGEVRRLVEQGMRATGRRLDEAAPIALLTDRYDEQGIAALYAMATHYFSLSHGEGWDLPITRAGCLGAGLIAPRHSAYTAYLNDRVAHLIPCTTGPALMPYSSAYYPAFHGLDWWHPDEDAAAGILSRVVRDPEGERRDAARHLMDSFTWDAAAHRLLDALDGVGR; the protein is encoded by the coding sequence ATGGGTCAAGACACCGCGCGTGCCATCGAGCAGTACCGGGCCGGCCGCCGCGACGACGCTCTGGCCCTGGCCGAGCAGGCGTTGCGTGGGAACCCTGCCGACTCCGGGGCGCTCAATCTTGCCGGCGCCATCCTGTACGAACTCGGCCGCCTGGACGAGGCGGAGGGGATGCTGGCGCGGTTGGTCGCGCTCGACCCCCTTTTCATGCAGGCACGCATCAATCTGGCGGTCGTCCTCCAGACGAAAGGCGCCGGGATGGAGGCCGCCGCCCAGTTCCGCATCGTTGCGGCGCTGATCCCCGACCAGATGGAGGCGCATGAGCGCCTGGGCAGCCTGCTGCACGGGCTGGGCGACCATGCGGGTGCCACCCGCCATCTCCGCCACACCGTCCGGCTGGCGCCCGAGGATCCCAACCGCCGGGTGCTGCTGTCGGTGTCGCTGATGTCGAGCGGCGCCTATGCCGAAGCGGCCGAAATCCTGTCCGGCGTGCTGGCGCGGCATCCCGGCCATGGCGACGCCCGCAGCCATCTGGCCGGAGCGTGGCTGTCGCTCGGCCGCCCCGATCTGGCGGAGGAGGCCCTGTCGGAAGTGGGGGCGGATGCCGCAGCCATGGCCGGCGGTGCGACCGAAATCCTCGGCCGCGCCCGCCTTTACCGCCGCATCGCCGACGAGGCGCGCCGGCCGCAAGTCCCGGACGGGATGCTGGTGCGCGCCCCCTTCTCGGTGCTGTCCGGCTACGGCGATTTCGCCCAGCATTTCGTGCGCAGCCTGATGGAACGCGGGCAGACCCTGCGGCTGGCCGGACTGAAGGGCGAGGAGAGCTGGCGCCCCTCCTTCTCCGACCCGATCCTGCAGGCGGCGGCACGGCGGCTGGGCGAACCGCTGCGGCCCCGTCTGGCGCTCAGCATGCTGACCCCGCCGCTGGTCGAGCCGATCCCCGGCGTGCCGACCGTCAACTACACCATGTTCGAGGGACCGCGGATCCCCGACGGCTGGGCCGCCTGCAACCGGGCGCACGATCTGGTGGTCGTCCCGACCGAATCCTCGCGGCTGGCCTGGATCGCCGCCGGCCATCCGGAGGACCGCATCCGCGTCTGCCCGCCCGGCATCGCTCCCAATCCGGCGGATGCCTCGGCCCGGCCGATGGCCCTTATGGGACCGCGCGGACGGGCGGTCATGGACTACCGGGTGCGCGTCCTCAACATCTCCGACTTCGTTGCGCGCAAGAATCTGGACGGGCTGCTGCGGGTCTGGTTGCGCGCCACCCGGGCCGATGACGACGCGATCCTGATCTTGAAGGTGGGGAAGGGCGGGGCGTCGCTGGCCGGCGAGGTTCGCCGGCTGGTCGAGCAGGGCATGCGCGCCACCGGCCGCCGGCTGGACGAGGCTGCCCCGATCGCGCTGCTGACCGACCGCTACGACGAACAGGGCATCGCCGCCCTCTACGCCATGGCGACCCATTATTTCAGCCTGTCGCACGGCGAGGGCTGGGATCTGCCGATCACCCGGGCCGGCTGCCTGGGCGCCGGCCTGATCGCCCCCCGGCACAGCGCCTACACCGCCTATCTGAACGACCGGGTCGCCCACCTGATCCCCTGCACCACCGGCCCGGCGCTGATGCCCTACAGCAGCGCCTATTACCCGGCTTTCCACGGGTTGGACTGGTGGCACCCGGACGAGGACGCGGCGGCCGGCATCCTGTCCCGCGTCGTCCGCGATCCCGAAGGCGAGCGCCGCGACGCCGCCCGCCACCTGATGGACAGCTTCACCTGGGATGCCGCGGCACACCGGCTGCTGGATGCCCTCGACGGGGTGGGGCGCTGA
- a CDS encoding tetratricopeptide repeat protein — translation MTTVAEALQIAVGYHRADRFDEARALYLRILAVDPRNAHAMHLLGLAERRLGRPDKALEMIRSALDIQPGMADACYNLGSILAELRRIDEAVAAHRRALVLAPELEDAYNALAALLCDRGGPRDWGIAILTFRRVLRLNPHRIAAYHDLGIALRQTGALEEAQTSQRLALSLQPNFGGACANLGNIRIEMGDPDGAMACFHRSLLLEPEQGGVLYNQGNAQHAAGLVEAAVESYARAARAGITLALPRLGYALMELGRPAEAEQILRVALLSPGGDVPGAIDLLSTLLIRQGRLEETRRFFAEYRYPHATTPDAFRIDCLTAIAESWVAAGDCERAAAMLDDVQWHGSRFFTVKSIACLGRTLARQGRRLERRENPDPSQPRICSSTLATHGRFAHNVLEYVLLRLYAETFGYRLETPDWVGGCYFDLDDPKPSGGLKPLSFGRHMLNDLVTGRRDDPRPDVDILSPLFLFEHREEWRERVQSWLRPRPEWLTHVDPVMQALKARGNTVVALHIRRGDFVWFRYTITETSWYVDWLKALWPTLDRPVLYIATDDPATIADFAEFGPVSLDHLVKDGLAKDGAVQPWTGLEFLQDFHVLMNADVLGVSAQSGYSQLAALLNRNARLFVEPDAAARRIRPYSPWTSPSGTP, via the coding sequence ATGACCACCGTCGCCGAAGCATTGCAGATCGCCGTCGGATACCATCGCGCCGACCGCTTCGACGAAGCGCGCGCGCTGTATCTGCGCATTCTGGCGGTCGATCCGCGCAACGCCCACGCCATGCACCTGCTGGGGCTGGCCGAACGCCGGCTGGGCCGCCCGGACAAGGCGCTGGAGATGATCCGCAGCGCCCTGGACATCCAGCCTGGGATGGCCGACGCCTGCTACAATCTCGGCAGCATTTTGGCCGAACTCCGGCGGATCGACGAAGCGGTGGCGGCTCACCGCCGTGCCCTGGTCCTGGCGCCGGAACTGGAGGACGCCTACAACGCGCTCGCCGCGCTGCTGTGCGACCGTGGCGGTCCCCGCGACTGGGGGATAGCCATCCTGACCTTCCGCCGCGTGCTGAGACTCAATCCCCACCGCATCGCCGCCTATCATGACCTCGGAATCGCATTGCGCCAGACTGGTGCGCTCGAGGAAGCGCAAACCAGTCAGCGTCTTGCGCTTTCCCTGCAGCCGAACTTTGGCGGTGCCTGCGCGAATCTCGGGAACATCCGGATCGAAATGGGCGATCCGGACGGGGCCATGGCCTGCTTCCACCGCTCCCTCCTGCTGGAGCCGGAGCAGGGCGGGGTGCTCTACAATCAGGGCAATGCCCAGCATGCCGCCGGACTGGTCGAGGCCGCGGTCGAAAGCTATGCGCGGGCGGCCCGGGCCGGCATCACGCTGGCGCTGCCCCGGCTGGGCTACGCGCTGATGGAGCTGGGCCGGCCGGCGGAGGCGGAGCAGATCCTGCGCGTGGCGCTGCTCAGCCCCGGCGGCGATGTGCCCGGCGCCATCGACCTGCTGTCGACCCTTCTGATCCGCCAGGGCCGGCTGGAGGAAACGCGACGCTTCTTTGCCGAATACCGCTACCCGCATGCGACCACCCCCGATGCCTTCCGCATCGACTGCCTGACCGCGATCGCCGAAAGCTGGGTGGCCGCCGGCGATTGCGAGCGCGCGGCGGCGATGCTGGACGACGTGCAGTGGCACGGCAGCCGCTTCTTCACCGTCAAGTCGATCGCCTGCCTGGGCCGGACCCTTGCCCGACAGGGCCGGCGCCTGGAGCGGCGGGAGAACCCCGATCCGTCGCAGCCGCGCATCTGCTCGTCGACGCTCGCCACCCATGGGCGCTTCGCCCACAATGTGCTGGAATATGTACTGCTGCGGCTCTACGCTGAGACGTTCGGCTATCGGCTGGAAACGCCGGACTGGGTTGGCGGCTGTTATTTCGACCTTGACGATCCGAAGCCGTCGGGCGGGCTGAAACCACTGTCCTTTGGCCGGCACATGCTGAACGATCTGGTGACCGGCCGGCGCGACGACCCGCGTCCGGACGTCGATATCCTCTCGCCACTGTTCCTGTTCGAGCATCGCGAGGAATGGCGCGAGCGGGTGCAGTCCTGGCTGCGGCCGCGGCCGGAATGGCTGACCCATGTCGATCCGGTGATGCAGGCGCTGAAGGCCCGCGGTAACACGGTGGTGGCGCTGCACATCCGCCGCGGCGACTTCGTCTGGTTCCGCTACACCATCACCGAGACCTCCTGGTACGTCGACTGGCTGAAGGCGCTGTGGCCGACGCTGGACCGGCCGGTGCTCTACATCGCCACCGACGATCCGGCGACCATCGCCGACTTCGCGGAGTTCGGGCCGGTTTCGCTGGACCATTTGGTGAAGGACGGGCTGGCGAAGGACGGGGCGGTGCAGCCGTGGACGGGGCTGGAGTTCCTGCAGGACTTCCACGTCCTGATGAATGCCGACGTGCTGGGCGTCAGCGCCCAGAGCGGCTACAGCCAGCTGGCGGCGCTCCTGAACCGCAACGCCCGCCTGTTCGTCGAACCGGATGCGGCGGCGCGGCGGATCAGGCCCTATTCCCCCTGGACGAGCCCGTCCGGCACCCCTTAA
- a CDS encoding DUF4407 domain-containing protein: MLAVVLIKMNTAIAKPFYEGGGALGDPFGMKFVSELFRELRLLVEQITTLQGGSVSGILAGLLLMVIALALLTVVIAFLRLLFTKIGLKARFKHHDPFEGISFPYAVKGSPLMRAILLLSGTRYEIYLMSPTGDRTRRLLLSIALLFAFLYMFFSYFAFLSVSIQGELFKDGNFLEALPFLIAALFIAMVMVLIDASIIVGSNPDGVQNGQAGAVVPLKAAFLRVAFAMAMGYFASSIVVVYVFRAEAVAAALDNDSRLQRFDNDANRFKSTLDTKAAELAAINGRIKTLEDDERCLSQVLDVERTGFLNGKRAVKGQVICGGYAFTGSPGVGSKYRSMEADRNTVRASIAGEKISRDKIIKSIDETEKLIKPSLDQKNGYISSVKSNFMMLHNALIKRAQQDPLGIGSYFAFMTLLFMMIEMAPLIMKFHVKSRDYDELCKVNETQYRDFFEAKSHLNQPRQEAPSTGGKVSLPDLLGTVFHKLVELFGVASELFQKLLGMAKRLF; this comes from the coding sequence ATGCTGGCGGTAGTTTTAATTAAAATGAATACCGCCATAGCGAAACCCTTTTATGAAGGGGGCGGAGCCTTGGGCGATCCTTTTGGAATGAAATTCGTCTCAGAGCTGTTTCGCGAGCTCCGTTTGCTCGTGGAACAAATCACCACTCTTCAAGGCGGCAGCGTCAGCGGCATCCTTGCCGGCCTGCTCCTCATGGTCATCGCGTTGGCCTTATTGACGGTGGTGATCGCGTTCCTTCGTCTTCTGTTCACCAAGATCGGTTTGAAAGCACGCTTTAAACACCATGACCCTTTCGAGGGAATCTCCTTTCCCTACGCTGTAAAGGGAAGTCCTCTCATGCGGGCCATTTTGCTGCTGAGCGGCACCCGCTATGAGATTTACCTCATGTCGCCGACAGGGGATCGCACCAGACGGCTCCTGCTATCGATTGCGCTTCTGTTTGCTTTCCTTTACATGTTCTTCAGCTACTTTGCTTTTCTATCGGTCAGCATCCAGGGTGAGCTGTTCAAGGACGGAAACTTTCTCGAGGCGCTTCCCTTCCTGATTGCCGCACTGTTCATCGCCATGGTCATGGTGCTGATCGACGCCAGCATCATCGTCGGCAGCAATCCCGATGGCGTGCAGAACGGTCAGGCCGGGGCGGTCGTCCCGCTGAAGGCCGCCTTCCTGCGCGTGGCCTTTGCCATGGCCATGGGATACTTCGCGTCATCAATTGTCGTGGTTTATGTGTTTAGAGCCGAGGCTGTTGCCGCTGCCCTAGACAACGACAGCCGTCTCCAGAGGTTCGACAATGACGCCAACCGGTTCAAGTCGACGCTGGACACGAAGGCGGCGGAACTGGCTGCGATCAACGGAAGGATCAAAACGCTCGAAGACGACGAACGCTGCCTTTCGCAGGTGCTGGACGTCGAGAGAACGGGGTTCCTGAATGGAAAGCGCGCTGTCAAAGGACAGGTGATCTGCGGGGGCTATGCCTTCACCGGCAGTCCCGGCGTCGGTTCCAAGTACCGTAGCATGGAGGCGGATCGCAACACTGTCCGGGCGAGCATCGCGGGCGAAAAGATCAGTAGAGATAAAATTATAAAGAGCATCGATGAAACGGAGAAGCTGATCAAGCCGTCGCTCGACCAGAAGAACGGTTACATCTCTTCGGTAAAAAGCAACTTCATGATGCTTCACAATGCGCTCATCAAGCGGGCGCAGCAGGATCCTCTGGGGATCGGATCCTACTTCGCTTTCATGACGCTTCTTTTCATGATGATTGAGATGGCTCCTCTTATCATGAAGTTCCATGTGAAGAGCCGGGATTACGATGAACTCTGCAAGGTTAACGAAACGCAGTACCGCGATTTCTTCGAAGCCAAGAGCCATCTGAACCAGCCCAGGCAGGAGGCTCCCTCGACCGGAGGCAAGGTCTCCTTGCCGGATTTGCTTGGGACCGTGTTCCACAAGCTGGTGGAGTTGTTCGGAGTGGCATCGGAGCTGTTCCAGAAGCTTCTCGGTATGGCGAAGCGTCTGTTCTGA
- a CDS encoding class I SAM-dependent methyltransferase encodes MPEAAAGQEGRTVPPDREKPDWEELGRLLSRGYIDSGFIGGVTRVPVEDVVRDMLSEARADEQVAELRRTAAAAGVDADRARILEVGSGCGMTVVRGRTAHGLDIHGIEPSMGEYSSTLDVCRRLIGHYGLPADAVRDATGEAIPFPDASFDIVYSSNVLEHVGDPAAVLDEALRVLKPGGLLLIVVPNYGSWWEGHYGILWLPRMPAGLAKLYVRLFGRDPAYVDTLNLIDRPWFDRWLGRHPGQLEVLDWGWSVFEQRLRTLGFGDWAALSVAKRIVTFVHRSGLLEPAIWLARRLHWETPIIFAARKR; translated from the coding sequence ATGCCTGAGGCGGCGGCGGGGCAGGAGGGCCGAACGGTTCCCCCCGACCGGGAGAAGCCCGACTGGGAGGAGCTGGGTCGGCTGCTGTCCCGCGGCTACATCGACAGCGGCTTCATCGGCGGCGTCACCCGCGTGCCGGTGGAGGACGTGGTGCGCGACATGCTGTCGGAGGCGCGCGCCGACGAGCAGGTGGCGGAGCTGCGGCGAACGGCCGCGGCCGCCGGCGTCGATGCCGACCGGGCCCGCATCCTGGAGGTCGGCTCCGGCTGCGGCATGACCGTGGTGCGCGGGCGCACCGCCCATGGGCTCGACATCCACGGCATCGAGCCCAGCATGGGCGAATACAGCTCCACGCTCGACGTCTGCCGCCGGCTGATCGGCCATTACGGCCTGCCGGCCGACGCGGTGCGGGACGCCACCGGCGAGGCGATCCCCTTCCCCGACGCCAGCTTCGACATCGTCTATTCCTCCAACGTGCTGGAGCATGTCGGCGACCCGGCGGCGGTGCTGGACGAGGCGCTGCGCGTGCTGAAGCCGGGCGGGCTGCTGCTGATCGTCGTGCCCAACTACGGCTCCTGGTGGGAGGGGCATTACGGCATCCTGTGGCTGCCGCGGATGCCGGCCGGGCTGGCGAAGCTCTATGTCCGGCTGTTCGGCCGCGACCCGGCCTATGTCGACACCCTCAACCTGATCGACCGCCCCTGGTTCGACCGCTGGCTCGGCCGCCATCCCGGCCAGCTGGAGGTGCTGGACTGGGGCTGGAGCGTCTTCGAGCAGCGTCTGCGCACGCTGGGCTTCGGCGACTGGGCGGCGCTGTCGGTCGCCAAGCGCATCGTCACCTTCGTCCACCGCTCCGGCCTGCTGGAGCCGGCTATCTGGCTCGCCCGGCGCCTGCACTGGGAAACGCCGATCATCTTCGCGGCGCGGAAGCGCTGA
- the fcl gene encoding GDP-L-fucose synthase yields the protein MLRQRWLFIAAWGARVRTESLFSLEGKRVWVAGHRGMAGAAIVRRLEREPCELITVGRDRVDLRRQSEVEDWMAEAKPDLVFVAAATVGGILANSTRPAEFLYDNLTIETNIIHGAHRTGAKKLVFLGSSCIYPRLAEQPMREDSLLTGPLEPTNEWYAIAKIAGIKLCQAYRRQYGCDFISAMPTNLYGLNDNFDLQGGHVAAALLAKIHRAKVEGQPFVELWGTGAPKREFLFADDLADGLLFLARHYSDEPHVNVGTGTEVSIRELAELIRDVVGYEGEFRFDTSKPDGSPRKLMDVSRMTEMGWTAPTALREGFATTYRWFLENVDRGTLRGL from the coding sequence ATGCTACGACAGCGGTGGCTTTTCATAGCGGCATGGGGCGCAAGGGTGCGGACGGAATCGCTTTTCTCCCTGGAGGGTAAACGGGTCTGGGTGGCAGGTCATCGCGGCATGGCGGGGGCGGCCATCGTCCGGCGGCTGGAGCGCGAGCCGTGCGAGCTGATCACCGTCGGCCGCGACCGCGTCGACCTGCGCCGCCAATCGGAGGTCGAGGACTGGATGGCCGAAGCGAAGCCGGATCTGGTCTTCGTTGCCGCCGCCACCGTCGGCGGCATCCTCGCCAACTCCACCCGGCCGGCCGAGTTCCTCTACGACAACCTGACGATCGAGACCAACATCATCCACGGCGCCCACCGGACGGGCGCGAAGAAGCTGGTCTTCCTGGGCTCGTCCTGCATCTATCCCCGGCTGGCCGAGCAGCCGATGCGCGAGGATTCCCTGCTGACCGGTCCGCTGGAGCCGACCAACGAGTGGTACGCCATCGCCAAGATCGCCGGCATCAAGCTGTGCCAGGCCTATCGGCGCCAGTATGGCTGCGACTTCATCTCGGCGATGCCGACCAACCTCTACGGCCTGAACGACAATTTCGACCTGCAGGGGGGCCATGTCGCTGCTGCCCTGCTGGCCAAGATCCACCGCGCCAAGGTCGAAGGCCAGCCCTTCGTCGAGCTGTGGGGGACGGGCGCGCCCAAGCGCGAGTTCCTGTTCGCCGACGATCTGGCCGACGGCCTGCTCTTCCTCGCCCGGCATTATTCGGACGAGCCGCACGTCAATGTCGGCACCGGAACCGAGGTGTCGATCCGCGAGCTGGCCGAACTGATCCGTGACGTCGTCGGCTATGAGGGCGAGTTCCGCTTCGACACCTCCAAGCCGGACGGCAGCCCGCGCAAGCTGATGGACGTCAGCCGGATGACGGAGATGGGCTGGACCGCCCCCACGGCCTTGCGCGAGGGCTTCGCCACCACCTACCGCTGGTTCCTGGAAAACGTCGACCGCGGCACCTTGCGGGGGCTGTGA